The following nucleotide sequence is from Streptomyces bathyalis.
GAGGAACGAGACCCCGAAGTAGTCGGCGACGACGGTCCCTTCGAAACCCCACTCGTCGCGCAGCACCCCGGTCAGGAGCCGCTCGTCCGCAGCCGCGGGGACGCCGTCGGTGTCCGTGTAGGCGTGCATCACCGAGCGGGCGCCCGCCTCGCGTAGCGCGGTCTCGAACGGCGGCAGCATCACGTCGGCCAGTTCACGCGGCCCCATGCTCACCGGCGCCAGATTGCGCCCCGCCCGCCCGGCCGAGTAGCCCGCGAAGTGCTTGAGCGTGGCGATGATCCCCGTCGACTCGAGCCCCGCCACATACGCGGAGCCGATCTCGGCGACGAGATACGGGTCCTCCCCGATGGTCTCCTCCACCCGGCCCCAGCGCGCGTCCCGTACGACGTCCAGCACCGGCGCCAGGCCCTGGTGCACGCCGACCGCGCGCATGCTCAACCCGATGGCCTCGGCCGTCCGCCGCACCAGTGCCGTGTCGAAGGTGGCTCCCCAGGCGAGCGGTACGGGGAAGACGGTCGCGCCCCAAGTGGTGAACCCGGCGAGGCATTCCTCGTGAGCGACGGCGGGGATGCCGAACCGGTTGGCCGCCATGATCTCCCGCTGACTCGCGGCAAGTGCCTTCGCACCGGCCGCCGGTGTGACGGGGCGCGTGCCGAAGACGCGGGTGAGCTGGCCGAGGCCGTCCCTGATCAGCTCCTCCCAGGACGGGGATTCACCGGCGAGGTCGTCCTGGTGCGGGGCGACTCCCCGGCCGTCGTGGGTGGCGCCCACCCACACCCCGACCAGCTGGGCGAGCTTCTCGTCGAGGGTCATCCGGGAGATCAGATCGGCGACGCGCACGTCGGGCGTCAGCCGTCCGTCGCGCCACGGCGCGGCGCCGTCGCTGCCGTCCGTGCGGTCCGAGTGATGCGCGTCCTGTTGCATCGTCACCTCGTCGAGTGGAGCGGGATGGGCGGGATGCTACTCGATGATTTCGGAAACTTTCTATGGGTCTGGCCTCTACGCTGCCACAGGTCAATGGTCGTACAGCTCAACTCTGCACGGCTATTGACGGCCCTACGACTCTCGCTCTAGGTTCCACGCCAACCTCTTGATTTCGGGTTTCGCCGAAAGTTTCTGGAGTGGAGGTGTCATGGTATCCACCGCGATGCGGACGGCCCCCAGCCGGCGTCGCTTCCTGACCGGCCTCACCGGTATCGGAGCCGCCGGCATGGGAGCCGCCCTCACCGGCTGTTCGGCCGTCGGGTTCGCAGCGGGCAGAGACAGCCGCGGCCTGGACGTGTGGACCCTCACCGACCCCGTGCAGAACAAGATCCAGCGCGCCGCCCTCGCCCGCCTCAAGCGCAGCCACGCCTCGCGTGCCAAGCTCACGCCGTTCCCCAACACCGGCTACACGCAGAAGCTCCGCATCGCCATGGGCACTTCGGACGGGCCGGATGTGTTCTGGAGCTGGGGCGGTGAGTCGCTGCGCCCGTACCAGGAGGCCGGGCTGGTGGTCGACCTGGCGGACCGCTTCGGCGGCGACACCCGGTGGCGCGACGCGTTCCTGCCCGCGGCCCTCCAGGCCGCCCGCGTCGACGGCCGCGAACCTCTCGGGCTGCCCGTGCGCGGTATGCAGCCGGTCATCCTCTTCTGCAACCAGACCCTCTTCGACGAGCACGACCTTCGCCCGCCCCGTACCTGGGACGAACTGCTCGACGTCGTCGACGCCTTCGTCGACGCGGACGTCCTACCCGTCGCGCTCGCCGGGGCGGAAAGCTGGTGCGAGCTGATGTGGCTGGAATGCATCACCGGGCGGCTCACCGGCACCGGACCCCTGCGGAAGATCTTCGCGGGGGAGCGTGGCGGCTGGCGGCACCCTGCCATCGAGGAAGCCCTGGTCCGGATACAGAAGCTGGTCCGCCGCGGCGCCTTCGGCCGGGCATTCGGATCCGTCAGCTACGGCTCGGGCGCGGCCAGCGCACTCTTCGCCAAGGGCCGTGCCGCCATGCACCTCATGGGTTCCTGGGAGTACTCCAACCTGCGCAACGACCACAGGCGTTTCACCGAGGACGGTCTGAGCTGGGTGTCCTTTCCGGAGATCCCCGGCGGCACGGGCGATCCCCGCGCCCTGGTCGGAAACAACACCAACTACCTGTCCGTCAACACCAGAAGCTCCGACATCGACGCGGGTATCGACCTGGTCGGCACCCAACTCGCCGCGCGCCCCTTCATCGACGCCCTCATCAAGGCGGGTGACGTTCCCGCCGCCGTCGGCATCGAGGACCGCTTGCGCGACCTCGCCCCCGACCCGGACTTCGCGCTGTACGTCTACCGAATCGTCTCCGGCGCCCCC
It contains:
- a CDS encoding ABC transporter substrate-binding protein — translated: MVSTAMRTAPSRRRFLTGLTGIGAAGMGAALTGCSAVGFAAGRDSRGLDVWTLTDPVQNKIQRAALARLKRSHASRAKLTPFPNTGYTQKLRIAMGTSDGPDVFWSWGGESLRPYQEAGLVVDLADRFGGDTRWRDAFLPAALQAARVDGREPLGLPVRGMQPVILFCNQTLFDEHDLRPPRTWDELLDVVDAFVDADVLPVALAGAESWCELMWLECITGRLTGTGPLRKIFAGERGGWRHPAIEEALVRIQKLVRRGAFGRAFGSVSYGSGAASALFAKGRAAMHLMGSWEYSNLRNDHRRFTEDGLSWVSFPEIPGGTGDPRALVGNNTNYLSVNTRSSDIDAGIDLVGTQLAARPFIDALIKAGDVPAAVGIEDRLRDLAPDPDFALYVYRIVSGAPDFTLSWDQAMLPAVKEAMLSSLQQIFLEKLSPRQFVDAMEVIQ